The window GCGATTAAAGTAAAAATCTCAACCTTTCAATGGATCACAGTCAAGACATAACAGATGCAACCTAAACTTATTATTCACGGCGGTGCTGGTAGTTCTCTTAAAGGCAAAGCGGGAGCTGATGTTGTCCGCAAGTCGCTCTATAAAGTTATTGAAGAGGTTTACTCTTTATTGTTAACGGGTGCTGATGCCACAGAGGCGGTGGTACTCGGCTGCCAATTGCTGGAGGATGACCCTCGCTTTAATGCAGGAACGGGTTCAGTGCTGCAATCGGATGGGCAAATCCGCATGAGTGCGTCGTTGATGCAGGGGAGTGTCCAGCGATTTAGTGGGGTGATTAATGTCTCACGAGTCCAAAATCCCATTAACCTGGCAGAATTCTTGCAAAGCTCCCCCGATCGCGTACTCTCGGATTATGGGTCAGGTGAATTGATGCGAGAACTCAATACTCCTACTTATAATCCCCTAACTGATCTCCGATTGCAGGAGTGGATGCTAGAACGGCAGGGCAATTTTGAGAAGGAGATGGCAGGAGTTGTTGCCGAAAAAGAACTGGTGACAGCTTCGGAAGATGGACGCGGCACCATTGGGGTTGTAGTTTTAGATAGTCAGGGGCGTCTGGCGGTGGGGACATCGACGGGTGGCAAAGGCTTTGAACGGATTGGTCGCGTCAGTGATTCGGCAATGCCTGCGGGCAATTACGCCTCCCGCCATGCCGCAGTAAGCTGTACAGGGATTGGGGAAGACATCATTGATGAGTGTTTGGCAGCGAGGATTGTAGTGCGCGTCACCGATGGGTTATCCCTGGTTGAGGCGATGCAGCGTTCGTTTACAGAAGCCAAAGAACACGGGCGAGATTTTGCGGCGATCTCACTGGATGCAACAGGTGCGATCGCCTGGGGTAAAACCAGTCAAGTTCTGCTTGCTGCCTATCATGATGGCAATCAAATTGGAGACACCTTGGAATGGCAAAATGAGGAACTCATCGGTTTTGTGTCTTAGGGTTTATCAATAAAGATTAAAGAATCCCTGCCTTCAGAGGGTGGGGATTTTTGTTGAGAGTGCATTACGATTAACTATCAACAGATTGATCGCTCTTTAAGCTAATAATTCATCTACTGAAATACTAAAACCCAATAAAATTTTCTGGGTATTCACCACCTCACCAGAAATAAAGATTTGCCTAGAGTTTTCAGTCGCCACAATAATCCATCGATTCTCTGGATAAATTAGCCATACTTCTTCACCACCTGACTGTAAATATTCTTGGGCTTTAGCAATAACATCTTCAGCCAAATCTGTAGGTGAAACAATCTCGGCACTCAAGGGAAAACTCTGGGGAAGTACTTTCGCATCGCCGTACTGTGTGACTAATTCAGGAGTGAGATAGGCAACATCAGGAAAGCGTCCCTGCTTATTAGTTCGGCAGGGGACATCGGTATAAACTTCTCCTCCCTGTCCACTGGAGTCTTTATAACTTCTCCAATAGAAGTATAGATTTCCCTGTACTTTACTATGCTTGAGCGTCATGCCAGTTTTTTCTACTAATTCCCCATTGACCCATTCGGTACTATCTGGGGGGTTTTGCATCCAATCTTCTAAAGAGGAGATTTTAGGGCTATTTGAGAGAATTTCAGTCGCTACCATTGCAAGCAATTTCTTCCTAGCTTTGATTCAACTTTAGCGCGATCGCACTATTAGAACAGTAATGCACAAGAAAGCTTTCAACCTTAATCGCTAGTCTGAGCAGATTGAGATTGATTTCGTTAAAGTAATCCATTCTAACTCGCTCATCTTGACAATTGTGAAAATTAAGGATAAAGCCTGTATCAGAGGATGCAAAAGGGTTGCAATGATTAGCTTCTGAATAGGGCGACTGACAAAAAGACGCTCAACATTCTCAGGACTTACGCCCTCTTGCTGATGGCAAGGCGATCGCCCCCCGACAAAATAATAATCAGGGTAGCAGCGTTGGATTGGGGGTCGTAGTACTTGAAAATCAAAGCATTGGGTCGGCGTCAATTGCTGTTACAAGGCTGTGCCATACTCTCCACAACGCTGCTCCTAAAAGCTTGCAACAGAAATTCTTCTTCTGCCATGGCTCCAACAAAGTCTACTTCTGGAGATAAGTCCTTGTCTTTAAATTTCATCTCAGTTCCTCCGGCAAAAGGTCAATCACCCGTCGGGTTGGTTGTTTGCTTACATGGCTTTACAGGCAACTCCCAACAGTTGGCACCTTTTGCACCCATGTTCGCTCTTCCCGAATACCAGTTTCTGTTCCCTGATGCTCCTTACTCCAGTCCCTATGGCGGTAGGATGTGGTACAACCTACGAAGTCGTGATGATCAAGGCTTAACGGCGAG of the Allocoleopsis franciscana PCC 7113 genome contains:
- a CDS encoding Uma2 family endonuclease; protein product: MVATEILSNSPKISSLEDWMQNPPDSTEWVNGELVEKTGMTLKHSKVQGNLYFYWRSYKDSSGQGGEVYTDVPCRTNKQGRFPDVAYLTPELVTQYGDAKVLPQSFPLSAEIVSPTDLAEDVIAKAQEYLQSGGEEVWLIYPENRWIIVATENSRQIFISGEVVNTQKILLGFSISVDELLA
- a CDS encoding isoaspartyl peptidase/L-asparaginase; its protein translation is MQPKLIIHGGAGSSLKGKAGADVVRKSLYKVIEEVYSLLLTGADATEAVVLGCQLLEDDPRFNAGTGSVLQSDGQIRMSASLMQGSVQRFSGVINVSRVQNPINLAEFLQSSPDRVLSDYGSGELMRELNTPTYNPLTDLRLQEWMLERQGNFEKEMAGVVAEKELVTASEDGRGTIGVVVLDSQGRLAVGTSTGGKGFERIGRVSDSAMPAGNYASRHAAVSCTGIGEDIIDECLAARIVVRVTDGLSLVEAMQRSFTEAKEHGRDFAAISLDATGAIAWGKTSQVLLAAYHDGNQIGDTLEWQNEELIGFVS